AATTTGGAACAATAGGACTTTATTATTTCAAAAGCTTTTCGCTGTTCAAGCATTCTGTCAATGAGTATTATAAGAAAAATTCTCATATAGAAAGGTATGTTGCGCCGGTTTACAATGAACTTCTGAAGGGCAATAAGGAAGTGTATGTCAAATTAATACCTTCAGAAAAGGTTCATGTGATAGGAACGCCTGATGAATTGGCTGCTTTTGAGAAAGATGAAAAATGAAAGAAATGCACGATAAAATCCTTGTTTTTGTTCCAGGGTATAATGTGGAAAAAACAGCAGAAAAGGCGCTTTTTTGCCTTCTTGAGGTTCGGAAAAAACTCCTTTTTGACATTCTTTTTGTGGATAACTGCAGTTCAGACTCGACTTATGAAATTGCCAAGAGATTCTCAAAAGGCAGGGCATATGTTAGATTGATAAGAAATCCAGGAAATCTTGGGTATGGCGGCTCGCAGAAGGTTGCTTTCCGATATGCATTCAGGGAAAATTTTGATTATCTGGTTGAATATGACAGCGACATTCAGTATCCTGCAGAAAAGATAATGGCGCTTTACAGGAAAATAAAATCAGACAGCTCAAGCATAGTTTTCGGTTCAAGGGTCAAGAATGCTAAAGATATTTCTGAAATGCCGAAATGGAAAGCCATCGGCAACATTGCATTTGACAGAATGCTCAACTGGGCTTTTGGGTTCGGAGTTTCTGAGATTCACACGGGCTTCCGGATTTATTCCCTCAAGGAGGTAAAGGGATTTGCTCTTGACAAATGCCATGATGACTACAGGTGGACTCTTGACAGCGTGATTGAGACAGCTAAAATAAGGAAAAAATTCTCTGAAATAGGGGTTAAAGCGCTTTACCACAGGAATGCCAAGGCGCCTTCTTCCTTTCAACTCATAAAAGTTATGGTTTATATGCTTTTCCGGGCGTTAAAGTTTAGAATATTAAAAGAATAGTTCAGCCTGAAACAACCTTAACAAAATATCCTTTGCTATTTCCAGGATACTCAATCTCATTGATTATTGAATAATTAAAGGGCAGGGTTTCCAAATCAAAAGTTATTGCATAATCCGGATTTTCCTCCATATTGTAATTCTGACCGATAATATTGTAGCAGAAGCGTTTTTCAACCAGGCACAGATTATCTCTTAAACTCTTAACACTAATGCTTCCTTCTCTTGCCATTATCTTCATATCAATATCTATTATTGAGCTGACATACTCATTGAACGGATTGCCCTTTGTGGCATAAATGCCAGGATATCCCTTTATATCTTCTGGAACAAGTTTAGCTAAAAATATTGGCCAAAGATATGGGTGGCTTAATCTTTTAAGATTGTTATTCAATTGAACCATGTTAAAAATTCCAAGGATTAAGATTATTCCTACAGCAATAATCCATTTCTTTTTTTTAAAAGTCCTATCAAGAATGTCTTTTGCAAGTATGTAGAAAAAATAAAGGTAAATAAAATAGAACGGCAGGATATACCTGAGCGCATGATCGTATCCTATTATGTTGAAAAAAATGAACAGGAACACTTCTCCCGTGATAAAAAGGCTAATCATAAACCAGTTTTTCTTCATTATTGCAAAATATGCTGCCGACAGGTACACCAGCAATGAAAGCCAAACAGAATTGAATTTTATAAACATATAATTATTCGGGATAATGGGCTTTTCAATTATGGTCTTTGCATAATATGCTATTTTTTTCGATATCCCGCTAACGTGATCAATTTCTCTCATCATGCTTCCGGTGTAGCCGAATCCTATGT
This DNA window, taken from Candidatus Woesearchaeota archaeon, encodes the following:
- a CDS encoding glycosyltransferase family 2 protein, encoding MKEMHDKILVFVPGYNVEKTAEKALFCLLEVRKKLLFDILFVDNCSSDSTYEIAKRFSKGRAYVRLIRNPGNLGYGGSQKVAFRYAFRENFDYLVEYDSDIQYPAEKIMALYRKIKSDSSSIVFGSRVKNAKDISEMPKWKAIGNIAFDRMLNWAFGFGVSEIHTGFRIYSLKEVKGFALDKCHDDYRWTLDSVIETAKIRKKFSEIGVKALYHRNAKAPSSFQLIKVMVYMLFRALKFRILKE